The proteins below come from a single Halomonas binhaiensis genomic window:
- a CDS encoding YdcF family protein has product MNPIMRSAQVLCDFLSQGHATLADSDIVVACGSYDLRVCDHACELVKQGLAPRLLISGNTGNWTRYLWSQPEAEIFAHRAQQNGLAEEQIILEPKATNFAENIAFARQLMPEARRVTFVTKPYSIRRIQQTLPLQWPGIEAAVSAPQIAFPDDVSNIIGVFGLIEEMVGDLHRMQVYPELGFQAPIEIPEPVISAWQRLIDAGFDRHLVATHSPASTP; this is encoded by the coding sequence ATGAATCCCATCATGCGTAGCGCCCAAGTGTTGTGTGACTTTCTGAGCCAAGGCCATGCCACCCTCGCCGACAGCGATATCGTTGTGGCGTGTGGCTCTTATGACCTGCGTGTCTGCGATCACGCCTGTGAACTAGTGAAACAGGGGCTGGCACCGCGCCTGTTGATCTCCGGCAACACTGGCAACTGGACGCGTTATCTGTGGTCGCAGCCCGAAGCCGAGATATTCGCTCACCGGGCTCAGCAGAACGGCCTTGCCGAAGAACAGATCATCCTTGAACCCAAGGCCACCAACTTCGCCGAAAACATTGCCTTTGCACGCCAGCTCATGCCTGAAGCACGCAGGGTGACCTTCGTCACCAAGCCTTATTCCATTCGCCGAATTCAACAGACGCTACCATTGCAATGGCCCGGGATCGAAGCTGCCGTGAGCGCACCGCAAATCGCCTTTCCCGATGACGTCTCCAATATCATCGGGGTATTCGGCCTGATCGAGGAAATGGTCGGTGACCTGCACCGCATGCAGGTATATCCCGAGCTGGGGTTTCAGGCTCCGATCGAGATACCGGAACCTGTCATCAGTGCATGGCAAAGGTTGATCGACGCGGGGTTCGACCGCCATCTGGTGGCTACACACTCTCCAGCATCCACTCCATGA
- a CDS encoding choline sulfate utilization transcriptional regulator — protein sequence MNSLKVFEAAARHLSFTAAARELRSTQSAVSQQIRGLEEQLGLVLFDRIYRGVRLTDAGQTLFASVQDGFTTIDRTIDRLRQRDRHPHVNILTDFSFAAFWLMPRLPLFRQRHPDIDVQIVTNQGILDWQTHDVDVAVLFCDEGTLAGDVPLLFREEVLPLCSPGFLQQHGAITDVQSLSQAPLLTLTAEQGQRWLDWPRYFGLLGYTGVPQNAELTFNNYTLLIQAAIAGQGVAIGWRGLVEDMLENGILVGLPELSVQTARGYGLIDARPGMGAAAKRAFMEWMLESV from the coding sequence TTGAATAGCCTGAAAGTGTTTGAGGCGGCAGCACGTCATTTGAGTTTCACCGCAGCGGCCCGGGAGTTGCGCTCCACGCAGTCCGCTGTCAGCCAGCAGATTCGTGGACTGGAGGAGCAGCTTGGCCTGGTGCTGTTCGATCGTATCTATCGTGGCGTGAGGCTGACGGATGCGGGGCAGACGTTGTTTGCCAGCGTCCAGGATGGCTTTACCACCATCGACAGAACGATCGATCGTTTGCGTCAGCGCGATCGTCATCCACATGTGAACATTCTGACGGACTTCTCTTTCGCAGCCTTTTGGCTAATGCCGCGTCTGCCGTTATTTCGCCAGCGCCACCCTGATATCGATGTGCAGATCGTCACCAACCAGGGCATTCTCGACTGGCAGACCCATGATGTGGATGTGGCCGTTCTGTTCTGTGATGAGGGCACATTGGCCGGTGATGTGCCGCTGTTGTTCCGTGAGGAAGTCCTGCCGCTCTGTAGCCCTGGTTTTCTCCAGCAGCATGGTGCCATTACGGATGTTCAGTCCCTGAGCCAGGCCCCGCTACTGACATTGACGGCGGAGCAAGGGCAGCGCTGGCTGGATTGGCCACGCTACTTTGGCCTGTTGGGGTATACCGGCGTCCCCCAGAACGCTGAGCTGACCTTCAACAACTACACCTTGCTGATTCAAGCAGCGATCGCAGGGCAAGGCGTGGCGATTGGCTGGCGCGGCCTGGTGGAGGACATGCTGGAGAACGGCATCCTGGTCGGCTTGCCTGAATTGAGTGTGCAGACCGCACGGGGATATGGGTTGATCGATGCGCGTCCTGGCATGGGCGCAGCCGCCAAGCGGGCTTTCATGGAGTGGATGCTGGAGAGTGTGTAG
- the betC gene encoding choline-sulfatase: protein MARKKPNILFLMADQMAASVLPFHGHPLVKTPHLSRLASEGVVFESAYCNSPLCGPSRYTLMAGQLPSRIGGYDNAADFAADTPTFAHYLRDAGYYTALSGKMHFCGPDQLHGFEERLTTDIYPADYGWFVDWENFDTRPTYYHNMSSVTQAGPCVRSNQLDFDDEVAFRARRFLYDYARNGEQRPFCLTVSLTHPHDPYTIPQEYWDRYDHDAIDMPKVPYSRDLMDPHSQRLRHVYQIDEDTVDDAQIRNARHAYYGSISYVDDQIGSVLKVLEETGLADDTIIVFSGDHGDMLGERGLWYKMSWFENSARVPMIVHAPKRFAPRRVKESVSTMDLLPTFAEMAGDGQAPEYAVPLDGRSLIPHLTGNGGHDEVIGEYLGEGAIAPLLMIRRGRYKFVHSQPDPDQLFDLEADPLELNNLANDPVHLDLCKQFRNEVSERWNYELLHQQVLDSQRRRKLVSRALMKGKVTTWDHQPMFDASTQYMRNTIDLDDLERRARFPVPSDPS from the coding sequence ATGGCGCGCAAGAAGCCCAACATTCTGTTCCTGATGGCCGATCAGATGGCTGCTTCAGTACTTCCTTTCCATGGTCACCCCTTGGTCAAGACGCCCCATCTTTCACGCCTAGCCAGTGAAGGTGTGGTGTTCGAATCTGCTTACTGCAACAGCCCATTGTGCGGGCCATCCCGCTATACCTTGATGGCCGGGCAACTGCCCTCTCGCATCGGCGGCTACGACAATGCCGCCGACTTCGCCGCCGACACACCGACCTTTGCCCATTATCTGCGTGATGCCGGCTACTACACGGCGCTGTCGGGCAAGATGCACTTCTGTGGCCCCGATCAATTGCATGGCTTCGAAGAGCGCCTGACCACTGATATCTACCCGGCCGATTACGGTTGGTTTGTCGACTGGGAAAACTTCGACACCCGACCGACCTATTATCACAATATGTCATCGGTCACTCAGGCAGGACCTTGTGTTCGCTCCAATCAGCTCGACTTCGATGACGAGGTCGCCTTCCGTGCCCGCCGCTTCCTCTACGACTATGCGCGCAATGGTGAACAGCGTCCCTTCTGCCTGACGGTATCGCTGACCCATCCTCACGACCCATACACCATTCCGCAGGAATACTGGGACCGTTACGATCATGACGCCATCGATATGCCCAAGGTGCCATATTCCCGCGACTTGATGGACCCCCACTCACAGCGCCTGCGTCATGTCTACCAGATCGACGAAGACACCGTCGACGACGCCCAGATCCGCAATGCCCGCCACGCCTATTACGGCTCCATCAGTTATGTGGATGACCAGATCGGTTCGGTGCTCAAGGTACTGGAAGAAACCGGACTGGCCGACGACACCATCATCGTGTTCTCCGGGGATCATGGCGACATGCTGGGAGAACGTGGCCTGTGGTACAAGATGAGCTGGTTCGAGAACTCAGCCCGGGTGCCGATGATCGTCCATGCCCCCAAGCGTTTCGCTCCACGCCGGGTCAAGGAGTCCGTCTCGACCATGGACCTGCTGCCCACCTTTGCCGAGATGGCTGGCGACGGCCAGGCACCAGAGTACGCCGTTCCCCTTGATGGCCGCAGCCTGATCCCTCACCTCACCGGCAATGGCGGACATGATGAGGTCATTGGTGAATACCTCGGGGAAGGTGCCATCGCACCGTTGCTGATGATCCGTCGTGGACGCTACAAGTTCGTCCACTCACAGCCGGACCCGGACCAGTTGTTCGATCTCGAGGCGGATCCCCTTGAACTCAATAATCTGGCCAACGACCCTGTGCACCTCGACCTGTGCAAACAGTTCCGCAATGAAGTCAGCGAGCGCTGGAACTACGAGCTCCTGCATCAGCAGGTACTGGACAGCCAGCGCCGACGCAAACTGGTCTCGCGCGCCCTCATGAAAGGCAAGGTGACAACCTGGGATCACCAGCCCATGTTCGATGCCAGTACCCAGTACATGCGCAATACCATTGACCTGGACGATCTCGAACGACGCGCACGCTTCCCGGTACCTTCCGATCCGTCATGA
- a CDS encoding SulP family inorganic anion transporter — protein MMRSPTDLHRQSARLQRILPFLGWLPRQNARSMRADAIAGLTGAVLVVPQGVAYALLAGLPPVYGLYTAIVPVVLAALFGSSRHVVSGPSAALSIALFATLMPFIEAQGGDFIAQVLTLTFLTGAFQLLLGLARLGVLVDLVSNSVVMGFTAGAALIIATSQLPYALGLAPIESSGFLDIWPHMFAQLGDIHPDALVVAGFTLATCLAFQRWLPRWPGMLLSLVAASLLAAWLDPEHVSIQRIAAVPAGLPPLSFPDLSLDTVRMLTPGAIALGLLGLVQTAAISRAFAARTGERLNHNQEFIGQGLSNLGGAFCSSYVSSGSLTRSGLNASAGACSPLAAVLSALFLVPIVLLAAPLLHHIPMPAIAGQLLLIAARLVDRHSIREVLVVSRSETAVLLITFFSTLLLTLEFAIYFGVLTSLVLYLRRTTRPPVVECPLSYAPVAIQQVTDASSSSVIRIDGSLFFGACESVARRIDHFDRPNLVILAAGINFIDLSGIHLLQRQARLCHIRGGKLYLAWPKPDVLARLQRAGLIDNDSYHETPTAITI, from the coding sequence ATGATGAGATCGCCGACAGACCTCCACCGGCAATCGGCCAGACTGCAACGCATCCTGCCATTTCTCGGCTGGCTGCCACGGCAGAATGCACGCTCAATGCGCGCCGATGCCATCGCGGGATTGACCGGTGCGGTACTGGTCGTGCCCCAAGGGGTCGCCTATGCCTTGCTGGCTGGGCTGCCCCCGGTCTATGGCCTGTATACGGCTATCGTGCCGGTCGTGCTGGCCGCGCTGTTCGGCTCTTCGCGTCATGTGGTCAGCGGACCATCAGCAGCACTGTCAATCGCGTTGTTCGCCACCTTGATGCCCTTCATTGAGGCACAAGGTGGTGATTTCATCGCGCAGGTGCTGACACTGACATTCTTGACCGGGGCCTTCCAGCTGTTGCTGGGTCTGGCACGACTGGGAGTGCTGGTCGATCTTGTCTCAAATTCGGTCGTGATGGGGTTTACCGCTGGTGCCGCGCTGATCATCGCCACCAGCCAGCTACCCTATGCGCTGGGGCTGGCACCGATAGAGAGCAGTGGTTTCCTCGATATCTGGCCGCACATGTTTGCTCAGCTTGGCGATATCCACCCCGATGCCCTTGTGGTCGCCGGGTTCACGCTGGCGACATGCCTGGCGTTTCAGCGCTGGTTGCCACGTTGGCCTGGCATGCTGCTTTCACTCGTGGCCGCTTCACTGCTGGCTGCCTGGCTCGATCCAGAACATGTCAGCATCCAGCGTATTGCTGCAGTGCCTGCAGGCCTGCCACCGCTTTCGTTCCCGGACCTCTCGCTCGACACCGTACGCATGCTGACGCCAGGTGCCATTGCCCTGGGGCTGCTGGGGCTGGTTCAGACGGCAGCCATCTCACGAGCCTTCGCCGCGCGCACAGGTGAACGGCTGAACCATAATCAGGAGTTCATCGGTCAAGGGCTATCCAATCTCGGCGGAGCGTTCTGCTCCAGCTATGTCTCATCTGGATCGCTCACGCGTTCGGGGCTCAATGCCAGTGCAGGCGCATGCTCTCCCCTGGCAGCAGTCCTATCGGCACTCTTCCTGGTACCGATCGTGCTGCTGGCAGCGCCTCTGCTGCACCACATCCCCATGCCAGCCATCGCCGGCCAACTGTTGCTGATCGCGGCCAGACTGGTCGATCGACACAGCATACGCGAGGTACTGGTTGTCAGCCGTTCAGAAACGGCCGTCTTGCTGATCACCTTCTTCAGTACCCTGTTGCTGACCCTGGAGTTCGCCATCTATTTCGGTGTGCTGACATCCCTGGTGCTTTACCTGCGCCGCACGACCCGGCCTCCAGTCGTCGAGTGCCCGTTATCCTATGCGCCTGTGGCCATACAACAGGTCACGGACGCCTCCAGCAGTAGCGTCATCAGAATCGACGGTTCGTTATTCTTCGGCGCCTGCGAGTCAGTCGCAAGACGCATCGACCACTTCGACCGCCCCAACCTTGTGATTCTGGCAGCGGGCATCAACTTCATCGACCTGAGCGGCATCCACCTGCTCCAGCGTCAGGCACGTCTTTGCCATATCCGAGGAGGCAAGCTGTACCTGGCCTGGCCCAAGCCCGATGTCCTGGCTCGCCTGCAACGAGCCGGCCTCATCGACAACGACTCCTACCATGAAACGCCCACGGCAATAACAATATGA
- the betT gene encoding choline BCCT transporter BetT, translated as MTSKQHAHPPANRLNPAVFHGSVAGILVFLAYTILFTEQATAFFNACLNWIGRTFGWYYMLAIVAYLVFVIAIGVSRFGKIRLGPDHSRPEFSTLSWAAMLFAAGLGGAILFFVVSEPLTHYLTPPLGEGSTPEAQRHAIVQTFLHWGVSGWGLYVLMGMALAYFSYRHRLPLAIRSTLYPLLGQRIYGPIGNAVDITAVVATVFGISTALGIGVMQMNYGLTYLFGIPESLFAQGGLIILVVTLATLSVVSGVQRGIRRLSELNLLLMAALVLFVLLQGDTLHLLNALVQNTGDYLDALTGKSFDTYAYAPDAQGWFSGWTVFFWGWWIAWAPFVGLFLARISRGRTIRQFVAGALFIPLLFVMVMMSVFGNSGIDMVDNGLTELGEQALNTPQATIYTFLEQFPWVGFTATLVTVLSIVFFVTSADSGALVLSNFTYVLRDVNHDAPILLRIFWSAIIGVITLALLVAGGLKTLQSAVVITALPFSLVIFLTMIGMYRSLKLESDKAETRYQNGASSIAISDWRERLDRTLDSSTRTQAEDTLRHAILPALNEFAEELNRRGQQASVSEDKVEGTELLCPTLHVEFDGAPSFVYGIRPQRLQAPSFLPADDDYYLRLDVHFAEGGIGQDLNGYTRQQVMNDVINEYQHHLRFLAQASEDGGSLDTMPATHVAEDLYEQEPLSPPVRG; from the coding sequence ATGACATCCAAGCAACATGCACACCCACCAGCCAATCGCCTGAACCCAGCCGTATTCCACGGCTCGGTCGCGGGTATTCTGGTCTTTCTCGCCTACACCATCCTCTTTACCGAGCAGGCCACGGCGTTCTTCAATGCCTGCCTCAACTGGATCGGCCGAACCTTCGGCTGGTACTACATGCTCGCCATCGTGGCGTATCTGGTGTTCGTCATCGCCATCGGCGTTTCCCGTTTTGGCAAGATCCGACTAGGGCCCGATCATTCACGACCGGAGTTCTCGACGCTGTCGTGGGCGGCCATGCTGTTCGCCGCCGGGCTTGGCGGGGCCATCCTGTTCTTCGTGGTTTCCGAACCCCTGACCCACTACCTCACTCCACCGCTGGGTGAAGGCTCGACACCAGAAGCCCAGCGCCATGCCATCGTGCAGACGTTCCTGCACTGGGGCGTTTCCGGTTGGGGCTTGTATGTACTGATGGGCATGGCCCTGGCCTACTTCAGTTACCGCCATCGCCTGCCCCTGGCCATTCGCTCCACGCTTTACCCGTTGCTCGGCCAGCGTATCTACGGCCCCATCGGCAATGCAGTCGACATCACCGCCGTCGTGGCTACCGTATTCGGTATCTCCACGGCCCTGGGCATCGGTGTGATGCAGATGAACTACGGCCTGACCTACCTGTTCGGCATTCCCGAGAGCCTGTTTGCTCAAGGGGGTTTGATCATACTGGTCGTGACCCTGGCCACGTTGTCCGTCGTCAGTGGTGTTCAGCGGGGAATCCGCCGTCTGTCCGAACTCAACCTGCTGCTCATGGCGGCACTGGTGCTGTTCGTACTGCTGCAAGGTGACACCCTGCATCTGCTCAATGCCCTGGTACAGAACACCGGCGATTACCTTGATGCCCTCACAGGTAAAAGTTTCGACACTTACGCCTATGCTCCCGATGCCCAAGGCTGGTTCAGTGGCTGGACCGTGTTCTTCTGGGGGTGGTGGATTGCCTGGGCACCTTTCGTCGGCCTGTTTCTGGCACGTATTTCACGCGGCCGTACCATTCGTCAATTCGTCGCCGGCGCTCTGTTCATACCACTGCTTTTCGTCATGGTGATGATGTCCGTATTCGGCAACAGCGGTATCGACATGGTGGATAACGGGCTAACGGAACTGGGCGAGCAAGCACTCAATACGCCCCAGGCCACCATCTATACCTTCCTTGAGCAGTTCCCCTGGGTGGGATTCACGGCCACGTTGGTCACCGTATTGAGCATCGTGTTCTTTGTCACCTCTGCCGACTCGGGTGCACTGGTGCTTTCCAACTTCACCTATGTACTGCGCGACGTGAACCACGATGCCCCCATCTTGCTGCGCATCTTCTGGTCCGCCATCATTGGCGTCATCACCCTGGCCCTGCTGGTGGCAGGCGGGCTCAAGACCTTGCAGAGTGCTGTGGTCATCACCGCCCTGCCATTTTCGCTGGTCATCTTCCTGACCATGATCGGCATGTACCGCTCTCTGAAGCTGGAAAGCGACAAGGCCGAAACACGCTACCAGAACGGTGCCTCGTCCATCGCCATCAGCGACTGGCGGGAACGCCTGGATCGTACCCTGGACAGCAGCACCCGCACTCAGGCAGAAGACACTCTGCGCCATGCTATCCTCCCAGCACTCAATGAGTTTGCCGAGGAGTTGAACCGGCGCGGGCAGCAGGCCAGCGTGAGCGAGGATAAAGTGGAAGGCACCGAGCTGCTCTGTCCGACACTTCACGTCGAATTTGATGGAGCACCAAGCTTTGTCTACGGTATTCGCCCGCAACGCCTACAAGCCCCGAGTTTCCTGCCTGCCGACGACGACTACTACCTGCGGCTCGACGTCCACTTCGCCGAAGGCGGCATCGGACAGGATCTCAACGGCTACACCCGGCAGCAGGTCATGAACGATGTGATCAATGAATATCAGCACCACCTGCGCTTCCTGGCCCAGGCCAGTGAAGATGGCGGCAGCCTGGATACCATGCCCGCCACGCATGTCGCCGAAGACCTGTACGAGCAGGAGCCCCTTTCACCGCCTGTCAGAGGTTAG
- a CDS encoding aldo/keto reductase, with protein sequence MSTIFSLLKEVAAPAIGLGCMNLSHGYGNPLAEQEALRALDAAFDMGYRHFDTATLYGATANEKLLGKALQGKRDQILLASKCGMAMDPEQGKKVIDGRPDTLQQQCEDSLRRLNTDHLDVYYLHRLDPQVSIEESTGGLARLVEQGKIRHIGLSEISAATLRRARSEHPIAAVQNEYSLWTRNPEIGLIKACREANTALVAFSPLGRGFLTGTITDTVSFDDGDMRRNMPRFSADNYPRNLSLLENFKNEAHTLGVTPGQLALAWLRAQGDDILPIPGSRSIEHMRENLAADTLRLDADSITRVNGMLTVEQVAGPRYSEAQQREIDTEEFA encoded by the coding sequence ATGTCGACCATCTTTTCCCTCCTCAAGGAAGTTGCGGCTCCCGCTATTGGCCTAGGCTGCATGAACCTCTCCCACGGTTACGGCAATCCACTGGCGGAGCAGGAGGCACTGCGCGCCCTGGATGCAGCATTTGACATGGGATATCGTCACTTCGACACTGCCACGCTCTATGGCGCAACAGCCAATGAGAAGCTGCTGGGTAAGGCTCTGCAGGGCAAGCGTGACCAGATTCTGCTAGCCAGCAAATGTGGCATGGCCATGGACCCAGAGCAGGGCAAGAAGGTCATCGATGGTCGACCAGACACTCTCCAGCAACAGTGCGAAGACAGCCTGCGGCGCCTGAATACCGATCACCTGGATGTGTATTACCTTCATCGTCTGGATCCCCAGGTATCCATCGAAGAAAGCACAGGTGGCCTGGCCCGGCTCGTGGAGCAGGGCAAGATTCGTCATATTGGCCTCTCCGAAATATCCGCAGCCACCCTGCGCCGTGCTCGTTCAGAACATCCTATCGCCGCGGTGCAGAACGAGTACTCCCTGTGGACACGCAACCCGGAGATCGGTCTGATCAAGGCCTGCCGTGAAGCCAATACGGCACTGGTCGCCTTCAGCCCTCTGGGTAGAGGTTTCCTGACAGGCACCATCACTGACACAGTCAGCTTCGACGATGGCGACATGCGCCGCAACATGCCACGTTTCAGCGCTGACAATTACCCCAGGAATCTAAGTCTGCTGGAAAATTTCAAGAACGAAGCCCACACCCTCGGGGTGACGCCAGGCCAGCTCGCCCTCGCCTGGCTCAGGGCCCAAGGTGACGACATCCTTCCCATTCCCGGTTCACGCTCCATCGAACACATGCGTGAAAACCTGGCAGCAGACACACTCCGCCTGGATGCTGACAGCATCACCCGCGTGAACGGCATGCTGACAGTGGAGCAGGTCGCGGGGCCCCGTTACAGCGAAGCCCAGCAGAGGGAAATAGATACAGAGGAATTTGCCTGA
- a CDS encoding slipin family protein — MIFSYLVPLVLVLLLLAAAIRILPEYKRGVVFFLGRFQAVKGPGLVIIIPAIQRMQVVDLRVITMDVPEQDVISRDNVTVRVNAVLYFRVVDPEKAIIQVEHFVNATSQLAQTTLRSVLGKHDLDEMLSERDRLNDDIQEIIDTSAESWGIKVANVEIKHVDLDDSMIRAIARQAEAERERRAKVIHAEGELQASKKLVEAANIMSENPAALQLRYLQTMSDMSNKNASTIVVPLPINIMEAFQKVVGTGPRHSPKEPSEGEE; from the coding sequence ATGATCTTTTCCTATCTTGTCCCCCTCGTTCTGGTCTTGCTGCTGCTGGCAGCCGCAATTCGTATCCTGCCAGAGTACAAGCGTGGCGTGGTGTTCTTCCTGGGCCGCTTCCAAGCCGTCAAGGGGCCTGGGCTGGTGATCATCATCCCTGCCATTCAAAGGATGCAGGTGGTGGACCTGCGGGTCATCACCATGGATGTCCCTGAGCAGGATGTGATTTCCCGGGATAATGTCACGGTCAGGGTCAATGCCGTGTTGTATTTCCGGGTCGTGGACCCGGAAAAGGCCATCATCCAGGTAGAGCACTTTGTCAATGCTACCAGCCAATTGGCCCAGACCACGCTACGTTCCGTGCTGGGCAAGCATGACCTGGACGAGATGCTTTCCGAACGGGACAGACTCAATGACGATATCCAGGAAATCATCGATACCTCGGCAGAAAGCTGGGGCATCAAGGTGGCCAATGTCGAGATCAAGCATGTCGATCTTGACGACAGCATGATTCGTGCGATTGCCCGGCAGGCAGAAGCCGAACGTGAACGGCGCGCCAAGGTCATCCATGCCGAAGGCGAGTTGCAGGCCTCGAAGAAGCTGGTCGAGGCCGCCAATATCATGTCGGAGAACCCGGCTGCCTTGCAGTTGCGCTACCTGCAGACCATGAGCGACATGAGCAACAAGAATGCTTCCACCATCGTGGTGCCACTCCCTATCAATATCATGGAAGCGTTCCAGAAAGTTGTCGGCACAGGCCCAAGACACTCACCCAAGGAGCCGTCGGAGGGAGAGGAGTAG
- a CDS encoding NfeD family protein: protein MIVKRRRHLYHPITLLSLVCLLLGAFLGWNALAQQNVAQQERGSALVMTLSDIIGPATSDYFQRGLELAEESGAEVAVLRLDTPGGLDSSMRDMISAMLASPVPVVVYVAPEGARAASAGTYLIYASHVAAMAPATHLGSATPVQLGGGGLPGLDDEPEPPEDDPAQDEASDKQPGNDESEPATEAEQGENGKQEASEQPEKRRGDTAMERKVLEDAVSYIRSLAERHGRNAEWAEDAVREAHNLTAREALDQNVIEVVARDLDDLFTQIDGREVVMTDGKRTLSTGDLAIQHFDPDWRTRLLAVITNPNVAYFLMILGFYGLIFELSNPGSLVPGTIGIISLLLALFAFQVLPVNYAGLALIVVGMGLIVGEAMMPSFGILGIGGIIAFVIGSVMLMDADTLNISIPLIGGVALVAAGIMLWVVTRFWGLRRSRVRTGQEELLGSEALVLDDFQGKGHVRLHGERWNARSDHALCRDQIVKVVGVDGLTVVVEPVGSLADNDEENAP from the coding sequence ATGATCGTCAAGCGGAGGCGTCATCTATATCACCCCATCACTTTACTGAGTCTGGTGTGTCTGCTGCTGGGTGCTTTTCTGGGCTGGAATGCCCTGGCCCAACAAAATGTGGCTCAACAGGAGCGGGGCTCGGCCCTGGTCATGACCCTTTCGGACATCATTGGTCCGGCGACCAGTGATTACTTCCAGCGTGGCCTGGAGCTGGCTGAGGAAAGTGGTGCCGAAGTGGCAGTACTGCGCCTCGATACGCCTGGTGGGCTGGATTCTTCGATGCGTGACATGATCAGTGCCATGCTGGCCTCGCCGGTACCGGTGGTGGTGTATGTCGCACCGGAAGGTGCGCGGGCGGCCAGTGCGGGGACTTATCTGATCTATGCCAGCCATGTGGCGGCCATGGCGCCTGCGACTCATCTGGGCTCGGCGACGCCGGTCCAGCTTGGCGGCGGTGGCTTGCCGGGACTCGATGATGAACCCGAGCCTCCTGAGGATGATCCGGCACAGGATGAAGCGTCCGACAAACAGCCTGGCAATGACGAATCCGAGCCTGCGACAGAGGCGGAGCAGGGCGAGAATGGAAAGCAGGAAGCGTCAGAACAGCCTGAAAAGCGCCGTGGCGACACCGCCATGGAGCGCAAGGTCTTGGAAGATGCCGTGTCCTACATTCGCTCTTTAGCCGAGCGTCATGGGCGTAACGCTGAGTGGGCTGAGGATGCGGTGCGCGAAGCCCATAACCTCACTGCCCGTGAGGCATTGGATCAGAACGTCATCGAAGTCGTGGCGCGGGATCTCGACGATCTGTTTACCCAGATTGATGGGCGCGAAGTGGTGATGACCGATGGCAAACGCACCCTGTCCACCGGGGATCTTGCCATCCAGCACTTCGACCCGGATTGGCGAACCCGGCTGCTGGCGGTGATCACTAATCCTAATGTGGCCTATTTCCTGATGATCCTCGGCTTCTATGGCCTGATCTTCGAGCTTTCCAACCCTGGTAGCCTGGTACCTGGCACCATCGGCATCATCTCGCTGCTGCTGGCGCTCTTTGCTTTTCAGGTGCTACCTGTCAACTATGCCGGATTAGCGCTCATTGTGGTGGGAATGGGGCTGATCGTCGGCGAGGCGATGATGCCCAGTTTCGGGATACTCGGGATCGGTGGAATCATTGCCTTCGTGATCGGATCGGTGATGCTGATGGATGCAGATACGCTGAACATATCCATACCGTTGATTGGTGGTGTGGCTCTGGTGGCGGCAGGGATCATGCTGTGGGTGGTGACACGTTTCTGGGGACTGCGCCGCAGCCGTGTGCGCACTGGGCAGGAAGAGTTGTTGGGAAGTGAGGCCCTGGTACTGGACGACTTCCAGGGCAAGGGACATGTGCGCTTGCATGGCGAGCGATGGAATGCGCGTAGTGACCATGCCTTATGTCGCGACCAAATCGTGAAAGTGGTCGGAGTAGATGGACTCACTGTAGTGGTCGAGCCGGTGGGGTCACTGGCTGACAATGACGAGGAGAATGCACCATGA
- a CDS encoding amino acid ABC transporter permease yields MLDFIRFGIEWLPRILEGVPVTLALWAIAISLGCVLGLILCWARVYGNRFCYWLSTVYIELFRGTPMLVQMFFIYLGLPHVGIVFDAFTAAVIAITLNSAAYQAEYFRGSVLSVPKGQLVAARACGMSQWQAIRYIMLPQALRRVIPQWSNEAIIELKFTSIAYTIGVVEITAIAQDIGSRTLDFFQVFLWAGLVYLVLTSSVASLLGWLERKTFVPGVTTQ; encoded by the coding sequence ATGCTGGATTTCATTCGTTTTGGTATCGAATGGCTGCCTCGCATTCTGGAAGGCGTCCCGGTGACGTTGGCCCTGTGGGCAATTGCCATCAGCCTGGGCTGTGTGCTGGGACTGATCCTGTGCTGGGCACGAGTGTACGGCAATCGATTCTGCTATTGGCTCAGTACGGTATATATCGAACTGTTCCGTGGTACACCGATGCTGGTGCAGATGTTCTTCATTTATCTCGGATTGCCGCATGTCGGCATTGTGTTTGACGCTTTTACCGCCGCAGTGATTGCCATCACCCTCAACAGTGCCGCCTACCAGGCCGAATATTTTCGTGGTTCGGTGCTGTCGGTACCCAAGGGGCAGTTGGTGGCCGCTCGTGCCTGCGGCATGAGCCAGTGGCAGGCGATTCGCTACATCATGCTGCCGCAGGCACTACGTCGGGTGATTCCTCAGTGGTCCAATGAGGCGATCATCGAGCTCAAGTTCACCTCGATTGCCTATACCATTGGCGTGGTCGAGATCACCGCTATTGCCCAGGACATCGGGTCCAGAACCCTCGACTTCTTCCAGGTATTTCTGTGGGCGGGCCTGGTTTACCTGGTGCTCACATCCAGTGTCGCCAGTCTGCTCGGCTGGCTGGAACGCAAGACGTTCGTTCCGGGCGTGACAACCCAGTAA